The following is a genomic window from Oscillospiraceae bacterium.
AAAGCAAGAGAGTTTTATGAATTGATTAAATTTTTACCTATGCATCCATGATAACGATACACTCAAACTGTCCCGCGCCCGCCACAAATCGACAGTTACCATTATGTTTTTCAACCACAGAACATATACTTTTGATGCCTGTGCTTCGCATTTGCTCGGGCATATCATCAAAGTCAAGGTCTAAATCACAGGAATTTGAACATTTAAGAACGATTTTCTTCCCCTTGTGGAATATATCAAGTTTTATATATCTTCCGTTTTTAGGTGCCAGTTCCGCACCGTTCAAAGCATTTTCGATGACATTTGCAAACACCGTAACAATATCAGGAGGAGCAATGCCAAGTGTTTTGCGTGTTGATGCCTGCACCTCGAAATCTATACCTTTATTTTTTGCTTTTTCCTGATAAACACCCAAAATACTGTTGATTGTATGGTTTTCGCAAAATGTTTTTGGTGCATAAGAAGCAGTTTGTTCCATGTATTGTTTAATGTAGTCAATTATTCTTTCCGTTTCTCCGGCAGAAGCATAAGACATAAGTGCATCATAGTGATGATGCATATCATGCTTAAACTGCCTTGCATATTCGATTTCCTTTTCCTGTGCCTCCACCTGCAAAATAAGTAGTTCAGAGTGGAGCTGTCTGCGTCGTTCCTTTTCGTGGTTTACCGCATCCTGCAAACTTGCAAACAACGCTACATACACCACAAAGAAGGATACAACTGTAAGCATAAAATAGATAAACTGTGCGTTTGAAAGTGCAAGCTCATCCGGTAAGTATATGGACTGTGCCGCAATCATAATAAAGAAAGCTATTACAATGGCATAATATTTTGCCCATCCACCATTTATATATGCACTAAATCGCTTAAACTTGGGCAAAAGCACATAGTAAAGTAAAAGCTGAAGCACAACCATAGTCAGAATTACGAATGTGATTTTAGCTGCAAGTGGTATTTGCCTTGCCGCTACATAAGTAACCATTGTAGAAAAGCAGGTGTATATACATACATAACTTAAAAACAGAAAGCCTTTTACCGACGGCTTTCCCTTCGTTGTGAAAAAGAACAAAACACCGTTAAGCACAATCGAGATAATGAAATTCTCACGGGGATGCTGTGCCGGCAAACCTAAAAACACAATACTGAATACAAGCCATATAAGTGCAGTTAGAACTCTGTTAAAGCGTGGCTTCGCAAGAAAAAGCGACATTCCAACGTGAGAAAGTACAGATAAAACCAAAAGTAGAATTTCAACAACGCCTATCTCTCTCATATCCGCTTACCTCCTCCCGAAATAATCAAAATATGCAGTCTGCAAGCCCTTGAACGCAGTCCTCGGAATAACTAAATTATCGCCGCTTGTCAACGCTGCAGAATTTGATGACAGTTTATCAATATAATCAAGGTTTATGATATATGTTTTTCCGCATTGATAGAAGCATCCGAAAGGAGAGAGTTTATCTGCAAGCTCGGTTGCAGAAATTCTGACAGAAAGTTTTTCACCATTTAACAGTGATATTATCTGATAATGGTCGTTTGATTCGCTCCACACAATATTGTAAACAAGAATGGTTTTATATCCGCCCTCAATTTTTAGCTTTATGGTTTTTGGTGAATTGATGTTAATAGCCGCAAGTGCTTTATCTACACCTTTGAAGAATTCTTCTTTTGTGTAAGGTTTTACGATATAGTGTGTTGCGTTCACACCAAACGCCTGTACCGCGTAATCGGAATATGAAGTTAAAAACACTATCGGACTTTCAATGCGCTTTGCACGAAGCTCCGTTGCCAAACTCATACCCGTGATACCCGGCATACAAACATCAAGCAAATAAATATCATATTCCACAGTTTCATCAAGCAAATCCGATGGATTTGAAAATTCAGTTATATCAAAAGGAACATCCTTTTCTGCTCCGTACTGGGTAATCAGATTTTTTGCAGTATCCAAATATTCTTTTTGGTCGTCGCAGATTGCTATTTTAATCATTTCGCATTCACCTTACTTTCCCATTGAGTTCACCTTAAAGCTTTTCTTTTAAGCATCATGGTAAACAGGTCTAATTTAAGTGCTCCATTAGAACGGAAGTTCTTTGCCTTGTTTCTGCCATTCGCGGAATTCTGCAGTTGCACAGAAGATTACATCGCCTGATGAATTTATTGCAGTTTCAAGCGAATCCTGAATAACACCGATTATAAAGCCTACTCCGACTACCTGCATTGCAATATCCTGACCTACACCAAGAAGCGAACATGCCATCGGGATAAGAAGAAGTGAGCCACCTGCAACACCTGATGCACCGCAAGCACCCAGCGTTGCCACAAAACTTAATAGTATTGCAAGAAAAATATTTACCTCTATACCCTGTGAAAAAGCTGCAGCAAGAGACATAACAGTGATAGTGATTGCAGCACCATCCATATTAATAGTAGCACCAAGAGGAATGGAAACACTGTAATATTCTTTGTCGAGTCCAAGTTTTTCACATAAGTTCATATTTACCGGAATATTTGCAGCAGAACTTCTTGTAAAGAATGCTGTTACACCAGATTCCTTGAAACACTTAAATACGAGAGGGTATGGGTTTTTCTTTAATGCCAAAGCAACAATCAAGGGATCAATCACAAGTGCCATCAAAATCATACATCCTACAAGAACTGCAAGAACTTTTCCATAATCAGTGAAAATTTCAAGGCCGTATTCACTTACAGAACTATATACAAGCCCCATAATACCAAAGGGTGCAAGTTGGATTACCCATGCTACCGACCTTGATACAGCATTTGAAATATCAGTAAGTACTTCTTTTGTCTTTTCGCCGGCAACAATTCGAAGTGCAAGACCAAGAATGATAGACCAAGTGAGAATTCCCACATAGTTTGCGTTGATAAGTGCACTTACAGGATTCATAACCATATTTCCCATAAGTGTGCGGAAGACTTCGCCAAGTCCTGTCGGAGCGGTCTGCTCTACAGCCTGAGCAAGAGGGATTGTTGTGCGGAAAATAAAACTTAAAACAACTGCAATTACTGCAGCAAGGAAAGTACTTAGCATATAGAAAAATATTACAGATTTAAATCTGTTTCCTATGCCCTTGCCCGCACTTGCCAAAGATGCCACTACAAGTACAAATACAAGTATTGGTGCGATTGCTTTAAGTGCACCGACAAAAATATCGCCAAAAACAGTTACAAAACCTGCTTCAGGAACCCAAAGCCCAAGGCATATACCTATAACAAGGCCTATCGCAATCCTCAAAATTAATGGGGTTTTTGTGTAAAAACCAAAAAACTTTTTCATACTTTTTCCTCCGTATAAATTCCATAAAAATATATTAATTAAAATCATTATCTATATACAGCAAATATATCACATAGTGTTGTCACAACAACATCTCCAAAGCCATAAAATAATTCACTAAAATATATTTCATTATAACAGAAAAAAGTGATTTTGTAAATATGTATAATGTTTTTTATTCTAATTGAGAGTTTTAATTTTCCCATCGAATAGCTTCCTACGAATTTATTGCCATTGATATTTTTTTGCAAAACAAAATGCAATACCCGTTCGTAATTATAATTTATATACTCAAAAATATAAATCAAACAAACAAGTATTGCATTTCACTTTACAATTGAGGACATATATTAGATTGTTCATTTGCAACAATGACGTGTAATTCTTCTTTGTTCACAGTATGTAGCCTCATCTACAAATTCTTATTTGTCAAACTGTTCAACATATCAGGATTTATCTGTCTGCTATAAAATCTATTCCTGCTTTTCTTGCCTGACTACACAGGTCTTTTGTTTGCAATTTGTATTCTTTACCGTCCTTAATAAAATTAGTTCCGCATTGTCTGAACTCAAAGGATACATTTTTGTGAATACATTGCTCTCTGATATCAAGTGCCCAATCATAATCAAAAGGTCGTGCATATTTATCCGACTCTCCGCCGACAACTACAAGCTCAATACCATCAAGATACGGTTCAATATGTATTTTTTCAAGCAGCGGTTGTGCAGTAATGCATTTATGTTTTATTGGTAATGATCGAAAAACAGATAGCTTTTTCTCAGCATTTTTTTGGTTTTCTATGGTACAGCACACAACAACATTCTCATATCCATCGCCCCAATCGTCAGGAACACAATCAGAGAATCTTTCTATTCGTTTAGTGAGAAAAAGAAAGGTACAATCTTGTCGCTCTTTTATCATATCCCAGCACTCTTTGCGCCATACGTCTGCTTCTTCTATCAGAAAATCTGTTGAAAAGCAAAGATAAACTATCCCTGCTTTCATTTTGTAGTTTCCGCTTTTTAACCGTTCAACAGGTTTGTAAAAATCTTTTGTTTTTACAATGTCGTTTGTGTTAACACCACGTTTTGCATCGCCTTTGTGTATATAGCAATGCAGACAACCTTCACTGCATTTTTTGCAACCTCGCCATGGATTCCACATAGCCATAATAAATACTTCTCCAAATTCTTATTTATCTTTTCTTATAAATCACAAGTTCGGGATCAGCACAGTTTTCTCCGTACTCGGCTACAAGCAAAAAATCCATGCCTGCTACCAAGCCAAAGCACTTTATAAGTTCGCCATCGTTAAATTCACACTCAACCTGATTGCAGAGGTAAATTTCTTTATCATCAAGCAATTTTACCTCATAACCGCTTGGCATAGGGTATGCTATATTTACATAAGAACCGTTTATTGGATACAAATCTTCTATTTTAGGCATACCAGGAACACTAAGATTGTTAAACTCGCCAATCAA
Proteins encoded in this region:
- the sstT gene encoding serine/threonine transporter SstT, with the translated sequence MKKFFGFYTKTPLILRIAIGLVIGICLGLWVPEAGFVTVFGDIFVGALKAIAPILVFVLVVASLASAGKGIGNRFKSVIFFYMLSTFLAAVIAVVLSFIFRTTIPLAQAVEQTAPTGLGEVFRTLMGNMVMNPVSALINANYVGILTWSIILGLALRIVAGEKTKEVLTDISNAVSRSVAWVIQLAPFGIMGLVYSSVSEYGLEIFTDYGKVLAVLVGCMILMALVIDPLIVALALKKNPYPLVFKCFKESGVTAFFTRSSAANIPVNMNLCEKLGLDKEYYSVSIPLGATINMDGAAITITVMSLAAAFSQGIEVNIFLAILLSFVATLGACGASGVAGGSLLLIPMACSLLGVGQDIAMQVVGVGFIIGVIQDSLETAINSSGDVIFCATAEFREWQKQGKELPF
- a CDS encoding GHKL domain-containing protein, whose amino-acid sequence is MREIGVVEILLLVLSVLSHVGMSLFLAKPRFNRVLTALIWLVFSIVFLGLPAQHPRENFIISIVLNGVLFFFTTKGKPSVKGFLFLSYVCIYTCFSTMVTYVAARQIPLAAKITFVILTMVVLQLLLYYVLLPKFKRFSAYINGGWAKYYAIVIAFFIMIAAQSIYLPDELALSNAQFIYFMLTVVSFFVVYVALFASLQDAVNHEKERRRQLHSELLILQVEAQEKEIEYARQFKHDMHHHYDALMSYASAGETERIIDYIKQYMEQTASYAPKTFCENHTINSILGVYQEKAKNKGIDFEVQASTRKTLGIAPPDIVTVFANVIENALNGAELAPKNGRYIKLDIFHKGKKIVLKCSNSCDLDLDFDDMPEQMRSTGIKSICSVVEKHNGNCRFVAGAGQFECIVIMDA
- a CDS encoding DUF3795 domain-containing protein, which codes for MNKSICGANCADCGFGTSNNCKGCAESKGCPFGKECFIYKYIKLGGIEKYNELKQTLIGEFNNLSVPGMPKIEDLYPINGSYVNIAYPMPSGYEVKLLDDKEIYLCNQVECEFNDGELIKCFGLVAGMDFLLVAEYGENCADPELVIYKKR
- a CDS encoding DUF5131 family protein; protein product: MAMWNPWRGCKKCSEGCLHCYIHKGDAKRGVNTNDIVKTKDFYKPVERLKSGNYKMKAGIVYLCFSTDFLIEEADVWRKECWDMIKERQDCTFLFLTKRIERFSDCVPDDWGDGYENVVVCCTIENQKNAEKKLSVFRSLPIKHKCITAQPLLEKIHIEPYLDGIELVVVGGESDKYARPFDYDWALDIREQCIHKNVSFEFRQCGTNFIKDGKEYKLQTKDLCSQARKAGIDFIADR
- a CDS encoding response regulator transcription factor, which translates into the protein MIKIAICDDQKEYLDTAKNLITQYGAEKDVPFDITEFSNPSDLLDETVEYDIYLLDVCMPGITGMSLATELRAKRIESPIVFLTSYSDYAVQAFGVNATHYIVKPYTKEEFFKGVDKALAAININSPKTIKLKIEGGYKTILVYNIVWSESNDHYQIISLLNGEKLSVRISATELADKLSPFGCFYQCGKTYIINLDYIDKLSSNSAALTSGDNLVIPRTAFKGLQTAYFDYFGRR